A window from Peromyscus eremicus chromosome 1, PerEre_H2_v1, whole genome shotgun sequence encodes these proteins:
- the Plekhb1 gene encoding pleckstrin homology domain-containing family B member 1 isoform X2, whose product MALVRGGWLWRQSSILRRWKRNWFALWLDGTLGYYHDETAQDEEDRVLIHFNVRDIKVGQECHDVQPPEGRSRDGLLTVNLREGSRLHLCAETRDDAIAWKTALLEANSTPVRVYSPYQDYYEVVPPNAHEATYVRSYYGPPYAGPGVTHVIVREDPCYSSGAPLAMGMLAGAATGAALGSLMWSPCWF is encoded by the exons ATGGCCCTGGTGAGGGGCGGCTGGCTGTGGAGACAGA GCTCCATCCTCCGCCGCTGGAAGCGGAATTGGTTTGCTCTGTGGTTGGACGGCACGCTGGGTTACTACCATGACGAGACCGCACAGGACGAGGAGGACCGCGTGCTTATCCACTTCAATGTCCGAGATATAAAGGTCGGCCAAGAGTGTCACG ATGTGCAGCCCCCAGAGGGCAGGAGCCGAGACGGCCTGCTGACAGTGAACCTCCGGGAGGGTTCCCGCCTGCACCTGTGTGCGGAGACCCGGGATGATGCCAT AGCATGGAAGACAGCACTGTTGGAAGCGAATTCCACCCCG GTGCGCGTCTACAGCCCGTATCAGGACTACTACGAGGTGGTGCCCCCCAACGCGCACGAGGCCACTTATGTCCGCAGCTACTATGGGCCACCTTATGCAG GCCCTGGTGTGACACACGTGATAGTGAGAGAGGATCCCTGCTACAGCTCGGGCGCCCCTTTGGCCATGGGCATGCTTGCCGGGGCTGCCAcgggagctgctcttggctcccTCATGTGGTCGCCTTGCTGGTTCTGA
- the Plekhb1 gene encoding pleckstrin homology domain-containing family B member 1 isoform X1, whose protein sequence is MALVRGGWLWRQSSILRRWKRNWFALWLDGTLGYYHDETAQDEEDRVLIHFNVRDIKVGQECHDVQPPEGRSRDGLLTVNLREGSRLHLCAETRDDAIAWKTALLEANSTPAPAGATVPPRSRRVCPKVRCTTLSWKPCKVERRIWVRVYSPYQDYYEVVPPNAHEATYVRSYYGPPYAGPGVTHVIVREDPCYSSGAPLAMGMLAGAATGAALGSLMWSPCWF, encoded by the exons ATGGCCCTGGTGAGGGGCGGCTGGCTGTGGAGACAGA GCTCCATCCTCCGCCGCTGGAAGCGGAATTGGTTTGCTCTGTGGTTGGACGGCACGCTGGGTTACTACCATGACGAGACCGCACAGGACGAGGAGGACCGCGTGCTTATCCACTTCAATGTCCGAGATATAAAGGTCGGCCAAGAGTGTCACG ATGTGCAGCCCCCAGAGGGCAGGAGCCGAGACGGCCTGCTGACAGTGAACCTCCGGGAGGGTTCCCGCCTGCACCTGTGTGCGGAGACCCGGGATGATGCCAT AGCATGGAAGACAGCACTGTTGGAAGCGAATTCCACCCCG GCCCCAGCTGGAGCCACCGTCCCACCCAGGAGCCGTCGGGTTTGCCCTAAGGTCAGGTGTACGACCCTCTCCTGGAAGCCCTGTAAGGTTGAGAGGCGGATCTGG GTGCGCGTCTACAGCCCGTATCAGGACTACTACGAGGTGGTGCCCCCCAACGCGCACGAGGCCACTTATGTCCGCAGCTACTATGGGCCACCTTATGCAG GCCCTGGTGTGACACACGTGATAGTGAGAGAGGATCCCTGCTACAGCTCGGGCGCCCCTTTGGCCATGGGCATGCTTGCCGGGGCTGCCAcgggagctgctcttggctcccTCATGTGGTCGCCTTGCTGGTTCTGA
- the Rab6a gene encoding ras-related protein Rab-6A isoform X3, whose amino-acid sequence MYDSFDNTYQATIGIDFLSKTMYLEDRTVRLQLWDTAGQERFRSLIPSYIRDSTVAVVVYDITNVNSFQQTTKWIDDVRTERGSDVIIMLVGNKTDLADKRQVSIEEGERKAKELNVMFIETSAKAGYNVKQLFRRVAAALPGMESTQDRSREDMIDIKLEKPQEQPVSEGGCSC is encoded by the exons ATGTATGACAGTTTTGACAACACCTATCAG gcaACAATTGGCATTGACTTCTTATCAAAAACAATGTACTTGGAGGATCGAACA GTGCGATTGCAATTATGGGACACAGCAGGTCAAGAGCGGTTCAGGAGCTTGATTCCTAGCTACATTCGTGACTCCACTGTGGCAGTTGTTGTTTATGATATCACAA ATGTTAACTCATTCCAGCAAACTACAAAATGGATTGACGATGTCagaacagaaagaggaagtgatgtcatCATCATGCTAGTAGGAAATAAAACAGATCTTGCTGATAAGAG gCAAGTGTCAAttgaagaaggagagaggaaagccaAAGAGCTGAACGTTATGTTTATTGAAACCAGTGCAAAAGCAGGATACAATGTAAAGCAG CTTTTCCGACGTGTTGCTGCAGCTTTACCTGGAATGGAAAGCACGCAGGACAGAAGCCGAGAAGACA TGATTGACATAAAACTGGAAAAGCCTCAGGAGCAACCAGTCAGTGAAGGAGGCTGTTCCTGCTAA